CACTCGGCCATGACGAGGAAGTGGCCATGCACGTCCGCGCCACCCTCAACACCGGCGCAACCCGGGATGACATTCGCGAAGCGCTGCTGCATGTGGCAATCTATGCCGGCGTGCCCGCCGCAAACCGTGCGATCAAGATTGCCAAGCACGTTTTCGAAGAGATCGACGCAGAACAGGCCGCATGAGGCAGGACCATGACTGAGTTTTCCAACAAAAAACCCGAGACCGGCGCCTTTTTCCAGCGAGACCGGGCGTGGCACGCGCCGGGGCTCACCCCCGGTTACAAGACTTCCGTACTGCGCTCTCCGCAAAAGGCGCTGCTCTCCCTCGATGGCACGATTTCCGAGATCACCGGCCCGGTCTTCGGCCATTCGATGCTGGGCGAACTGGACAACGACCTGATCCACAACTTCGCCAAATCCGGCGAAAGCGCGATCGGCGAGCGCATCATCGTGCATGGCCGTGTGCTGGACGAGCGTGCCCGCCCCGTTCCCGGTGCGCTGCTGGAATTCTGGCAGGCCAATGCCGGCGGTCGCTATCGCCACAAAAAAGAGACCTACCTTGCGCCGCTCGATTCCAATTTCGGCGGCTGTGGCCGCACGATCACCGACGAGGATGGCTTCTACAGCTTCCGCACTATCAAGCCCGGCCCCTACCCCTGGCCGAACGGCGTCAACGACTGGCGTCCGGCCCATATCCATTTCTCGGTTTTCGGCCATGGCTTTGCCCAGCGGCTGATCACCCAGATGTATTTCGAGGGCGACCCGATGATCTGGAAATGTCCGATTGTCGCCACCATCCCGGACCGCGCAGCCATCGAGCAACTGATCGCGCCGCTCGACTGGGCGAATACGATCCCCATGGATGCCCGTGCCTACAAGTTCGATATCGTGCTGCGCGGGCGCCGCTCGACGTTGTTTGAAAACCGCATGGAGGGCAACTGATGGTCCAGTCGCTCGGATATCTCAAGGAAACCCCGTCGCAAACGGCAGGCCCCTACGTGCACATCGGCTGCACGCCGAATTTCGCCGGCATCGGCGGTGTCTATGAGACCGATCTCGGCACCAGCATGGTCAACGAACGCACGCTCGGCGACCGTATCACCGTCACCGGCCGCATTATCGACGGCGCCGGCAGTCCGCTGAAGGACGCGCTGGTGGAGATCTGGCAGGCCGATGCTGCCGGGCTCTACAACAGCCCCGCGGAAATGCGCGGCACCGCCGATCCGAACTTCGCCGGTTGGGGGCGTTGCCCCTCGAATGGGGAGACCGGTGTCTACACGTTCGACACGATCAAGCCCGGCCGCGTTCCCTTCAAGGACGGTCGCAAGATGGCGCCGCACATCACCTTCTGGATCGTGGCGCGCGGCATCAATATCGGCCTGCACACCCGCATGTATTTCCCCGAGCACGTCGAGGCCAACGCCGCGGACCCGCTGTTGATGCGGATCGAACATCGCCACCGCGTCCTGACCATGGTGGCAACCCGCGAAGGCTCGGTCTATAACTTCGATATCCATCTCCAGGGGGAGAAGGAGACCGTGTTCCTCGATATCTGAGTGCTGGCATGACCGTTTCCGTTTTCGACCATCCTTATCTTTCCGGCCTACTCGGTGATGAGGAGATCGGCGCCCAGTTTACCGCCGAGGGCGATATTGCCGCCATGCTCGCCTTCGAGGCGGCGCTTGCCAGGGCCGAGGCCGGCTGCGGTCTCGTCCCGCCGGAGGCAGCAGCACGAATCCTGGACGTCTGCGCCACCTTCCGCCCGGACGTTGCCAGCCTTCGCAAGGCGACGGGCACCGATGGCGTCGTCATCCCGGACCTCGTACGGCAATTGCGCGACGCTATCGGCGGTGATGCGGCCAAAAGCCTGCATCTCGGCGCCACCAGCCAGGATGTGATCGACACGAGCCTGATGCTGCGGCTGAAGAAAATCTGCTTTATTCTGGGTGCACGTCTTTACGCGATCACCCGAAGCCTCGACGGGCTTGATGCGCAGTTCGGCAAAAGCCCGCTGATGGGCC
This genomic stretch from Pararhizobium capsulatum DSM 1112 harbors:
- the pcaH gene encoding protocatechuate 3,4-dioxygenase subunit beta produces the protein MTEFSNKKPETGAFFQRDRAWHAPGLTPGYKTSVLRSPQKALLSLDGTISEITGPVFGHSMLGELDNDLIHNFAKSGESAIGERIIVHGRVLDERARPVPGALLEFWQANAGGRYRHKKETYLAPLDSNFGGCGRTITDEDGFYSFRTIKPGPYPWPNGVNDWRPAHIHFSVFGHGFAQRLITQMYFEGDPMIWKCPIVATIPDRAAIEQLIAPLDWANTIPMDARAYKFDIVLRGRRSTLFENRMEGN
- the pcaG gene encoding protocatechuate 3,4-dioxygenase subunit alpha — its product is MVQSLGYLKETPSQTAGPYVHIGCTPNFAGIGGVYETDLGTSMVNERTLGDRITVTGRIIDGAGSPLKDALVEIWQADAAGLYNSPAEMRGTADPNFAGWGRCPSNGETGVYTFDTIKPGRVPFKDGRKMAPHITFWIVARGINIGLHTRMYFPEHVEANAADPLLMRIEHRHRVLTMVATREGSVYNFDIHLQGEKETVFLDI